A genomic segment from Pseudosulfitobacter sp. DSM 107133 encodes:
- a CDS encoding endonuclease/exonuclease/phosphatase family protein gives MLLRDIAGGKDPQIDAVLAVLVHAQADVVVVQGFDYDLTGAALTAFVKALDARGLHYSHQLALRPNTGMPTGLDMDGDGRLGGPRDAQGFGAFSGQGGMAILSRYPVARDAVQDFSGLLWADLPGAALPRTDAGPFPSARAQAAQRLSTTAHWVVPIDVPQTGRITLMTYHATPPVFDGPEDRNGLRNADETRFWQLYLDGAFGPPPPDRYILLGDANLDPAAGDGHRAIMRQLLSDPRLTDTAPASAGAAAAGDATDTADWADPTPGNLRVDYVLPSADWQVSGSGVIWPAHPDPLAQIVAKASRHRLVWVDLTR, from the coding sequence CTGCTGCTGCGCGACATCGCAGGCGGCAAGGATCCGCAAATTGACGCTGTACTGGCGGTGCTGGTTCATGCGCAGGCCGATGTCGTGGTGGTGCAAGGGTTCGATTACGACCTGACCGGCGCGGCCCTGACCGCCTTTGTCAAAGCGCTGGATGCGCGCGGACTGCATTATTCCCATCAGTTGGCGCTGCGGCCCAACACCGGAATGCCCACGGGGCTGGACATGGACGGCGATGGCCGTCTGGGCGGGCCGCGCGACGCACAGGGCTTTGGGGCGTTCTCGGGTCAGGGCGGAATGGCGATCCTGTCACGCTATCCGGTGGCCCGGGATGCGGTGCAGGATTTCTCGGGCCTGCTGTGGGCCGACCTGCCGGGGGCCGCGCTGCCCCGCACCGATGCGGGGCCGTTCCCAAGCGCCCGAGCGCAGGCCGCACAGCGCCTGTCGACGACAGCCCATTGGGTTGTCCCCATCGACGTGCCGCAGACCGGCCGCATCACCTTGATGACCTATCACGCCACGCCGCCCGTCTTTGACGGCCCCGAAGACCGCAACGGGCTGCGCAATGCCGACGAGACGCGGTTCTGGCAGCTTTATCTGGACGGCGCATTCGGACCGCCTCCGCCAGACCGCTATATATTGCTGGGTGATGCCAATCTGGACCCCGCCGCCGGCGACGGGCACCGTGCGATCATGCGCCAGTTGCTGAGCGACCCGCGCCTGACCGATACGGCCCCCGCCAGCGCCGGTGCCGCCGCCGCAGGCGATGCCACAGACACCGCAGACTGGGCCGACCCGACGCCCGGAAACCTGCGCGTCGACTATGTTCTGCCCTCGGCCGACTGGCAGGTCAGCGGCAGCGGTGTGATCTGGCCCGCCCATCCCGACCCGCTGGCCCAGATCGTGGCCAAAGCCAGCCGTCACCGTCTGGTCTGGGTGGACCTGACACGCTGA
- a CDS encoding zinc-ribbon domain-containing protein, translating to MRLICPNCDAQYEVPDEVIPSDGRDVQCSDCGQTWFQHHPDYSPEAPEEDADAPLSVPEDMPAEGEERVPTPEPTRRRLDPKVSDILRAEAEAEARVRESEALESQPDLGLDDGGDSGDHEDGQNQQAARRAREARDRMARMRGEEPPADTRAGDAAATAAAAGSRRDLLPDIEEINSTLRSTGDRQIARGDPAPDAPVRERKKRGFRRGFFTSLLIVAVLVLIYVNATQIVAAVPALEPVMTGFVGTIDQARVWLDSQVTGLLMWLDTTAAS from the coding sequence ATGCGGCTAATATGTCCAAATTGCGATGCGCAATACGAGGTGCCGGACGAGGTTATTCCGTCCGACGGTCGTGACGTTCAATGTTCTGATTGCGGTCAGACGTGGTTTCAACATCACCCCGATTACAGTCCCGAAGCGCCAGAGGAGGACGCGGACGCGCCCCTGTCTGTGCCCGAGGACATGCCCGCCGAAGGGGAAGAGCGCGTGCCAACGCCGGAACCGACACGGCGCAGGCTGGACCCCAAGGTATCAGACATTCTGCGTGCCGAGGCCGAAGCCGAAGCCCGTGTACGTGAAAGCGAAGCGCTGGAAAGCCAGCCTGATCTGGGATTGGACGACGGCGGAGACAGCGGCGACCACGAGGATGGCCAGAACCAACAGGCCGCCCGCCGTGCCCGCGAAGCGCGTGACCGGATGGCGCGGATGCGCGGTGAGGAACCGCCCGCAGACACCAGGGCCGGCGACGCCGCAGCAACTGCGGCGGCTGCCGGATCACGCCGCGACCTGTTGCCCGACATCGAAGAAATCAACTCGACCCTGCGCTCGACCGGCGACCGCCAGATTGCCAGGGGCGATCCGGCCCCCGACGCCCCCGTGCGCGAACGCAAGAAACGCGGGTTCCGGCGCGGTTTTTTCACGTCTTTACTGATAGTTGCGGTGCTGGTGCTGATCTATGTCAACGCCACGCAGATCGTCGCGGCGGTGCCGGCGCTGGAGCCTGTGATGACCGGCTTTGTCGGCACGATAGACCAGGCGCGGGTCTGGCTGGACAGTCAGGTGACCGGCCTGCTGATGTGGCTGGACACGACGGCGGCGTCGTAA
- a CDS encoding TIGR04255 family protein, translating into MADRCGDPLFGEVPDRVLLSNAPLVRVLGQVKFPRISKIAEESYIADFQEAIRDEYPHFQSDTIQGVDIVIDGNEVKHRQVTTVVWRFFDARRVLRVSLGPDAITLETASYVSRDDFLSRFEFILGKLVETIRPKLVQRVGFRYVDRLQDPGDLEVMSDLIHPELLNVLQSGLVEHIDFSMTEITGSTKEGKIIARYGLAPPKFSHDVEMAPPVDVKSWVLDVDSYSTNCEGQIFDTQMLCAELDKVAARAYAFFRWSVTEKFLERFGVKRHAD; encoded by the coding sequence ATGGCAGATCGTTGCGGCGACCCCCTCTTCGGGGAGGTTCCTGATCGTGTGCTCCTGAGCAACGCGCCCTTGGTGCGTGTGCTCGGGCAAGTGAAATTTCCTCGGATATCTAAGATCGCAGAAGAAAGCTACATCGCGGATTTCCAAGAGGCTATCCGTGACGAGTACCCACATTTTCAGAGCGACACGATCCAAGGCGTGGACATCGTCATCGACGGTAATGAGGTGAAGCACCGGCAAGTCACCACTGTTGTCTGGCGGTTCTTCGATGCACGCAGGGTGCTGCGTGTGTCTTTGGGGCCGGATGCGATCACTTTGGAAACGGCGAGCTATGTGTCCCGAGATGACTTCCTGTCTCGGTTCGAGTTCATTCTTGGGAAGCTCGTTGAGACTATTCGCCCTAAGCTGGTGCAGCGTGTCGGGTTTAGATACGTTGATCGTCTGCAGGACCCTGGCGACCTTGAAGTCATGTCGGATTTAATTCATCCAGAATTATTGAATGTCCTGCAATCAGGATTGGTCGAACACATCGACTTTTCCATGACCGAGATCACAGGCTCGACCAAAGAGGGTAAAATCATCGCTCGGTATGGCCTCGCGCCTCCCAAGTTCAGCCACGACGTCGAAATGGCACCGCCGGTTGATGTGAAAAGCTGGGTTCTCGACGTGGATTCCTACAGCACAAATTGTGAGGGGCAGATCTTTGATACCCAAATGCTGTGTGCCGAACTCGACAAGGTAGCTGCGCGCGCCTATGCTTTCTTCCGGTGGAGTGTGACTGAAAAATTCTTGGAACGTTTTGGGGTCAAGAGACATGCTGATTGA
- a CDS encoding FtsX-like permease family protein → MKLNLDALKSLTHSDRQADRVVPPSGFTARLTVFAAGAMAFLAVFALALSMATGRLANQWSTELARTATLRIVAPLDQRATQTEAALAVLKTTAGVESARALTDEEQSALLAPWFGPEVSLDGLPVPRLIEIVETGAGIDAAGLRLRLSAEVPGAVLDDHSRWRAPLVKAASRLRLLGWIATALIVTTVAAMVTLAAQAALAANAQVIAVLRLVGATDRYIAQAFIRRFTLRALAGSAGGVVVGVMAVLLMPSGGDEMSGFLTGLRFQGLGWVVPFLIPPLTGVVALAATGTAARRTLENLS, encoded by the coding sequence GTGAAGCTGAACCTTGATGCATTGAAATCGCTGACCCACAGTGATCGTCAGGCTGACCGCGTGGTGCCACCTTCGGGCTTTACCGCGCGGCTGACCGTGTTTGCAGCCGGGGCGATGGCGTTTCTGGCGGTGTTTGCGCTGGCGCTGTCGATGGCCACGGGGCGTCTGGCAAACCAATGGAGCACCGAGCTGGCCCGCACCGCGACCCTGCGGATCGTGGCTCCACTGGACCAGCGTGCGACCCAGACCGAGGCCGCGCTGGCGGTTTTGAAAACCACCGCCGGGGTCGAAAGCGCGCGCGCGCTGACAGACGAGGAACAATCGGCTTTGCTGGCCCCGTGGTTCGGCCCCGAGGTCTCGCTGGACGGATTGCCGGTGCCGCGCCTGATCGAGATTGTCGAAACCGGCGCGGGTATCGACGCGGCGGGCCTGCGGCTGCGGCTGTCTGCCGAGGTGCCGGGTGCGGTGCTGGACGATCACAGCCGCTGGCGTGCGCCGCTGGTCAAGGCCGCGTCGCGGCTGCGGCTGCTGGGCTGGATCGCCACGGCGCTGATTGTGACCACGGTTGCCGCGATGGTCACGCTGGCCGCACAGGCGGCGCTGGCGGCCAACGCGCAGGTGATCGCGGTGTTGCGTCTGGTCGGCGCCACCGACCGCTACATCGCCCAGGCCTTTATCCGCCGCTTTACGCTGCGCGCGCTGGCCGGATCGGCGGGTGGCGTTGTCGTGGGCGTGATGGCCGTGTTGCTGATGCCCTCGGGGGGCGATGAAATGTCGGGCTTTCTGACCGGGTTGCGGTTTCAGGGGCTGGGCTGGGTCGTGCCGTTCCTGATTCCGCCACTGACCGGTGTCGTGGCATTGGCGGCCACGGGCACCGCTGCCCGTCGCACATTGGAGAACCTGTCATGA
- the leuB gene encoding 3-isopropylmalate dehydrogenase, producing MSNPSLLILAGDGIGPEVMTEVKRVIDWFGAKRDLAFDVEEDLVGGAAYDKHGTPLHDDTMAKALQVDAVLLGAVGGPKYDTLDFSVKPERGLLRLRKEMDLFSNLRPAQCFDALADFSSLKKDIVAGLDIMIVRELTSGVYFGEPRGIIEEGNERVGINTQRYTESEIDRVARSAFELARRRGNKVCSMEKANVMESGILWREVVQKVRDTDYPDVELTHMYADNGAMQLVRAPKQFDVIVTDNLFGDILSDCAAMLTGSLGMLPSASLGAPNANGRPKAMYEPVHGSAPDIAGQGKANPIACILSFAMALRYSFDQGAEADRLEAAIEKVLADGVRTADLLGEEGATPVSTTGMGDAILAALDASL from the coding sequence ATGTCGAACCCATCCCTGTTGATCCTTGCCGGGGACGGCATCGGCCCCGAGGTCATGACCGAAGTCAAACGTGTCATCGACTGGTTCGGCGCAAAACGCGATCTGGCCTTTGACGTGGAAGAAGACCTTGTCGGCGGCGCGGCCTATGACAAGCACGGCACTCCGCTGCACGACGACACAATGGCCAAGGCGCTGCAAGTCGACGCCGTGCTGCTGGGCGCCGTGGGCGGGCCGAAATACGACACGCTTGATTTCAGCGTAAAGCCCGAACGCGGCCTGCTGCGCCTGCGCAAGGAAATGGACCTGTTTTCCAACCTGCGGCCCGCGCAGTGTTTTGACGCGCTGGCCGATTTCTCGTCGCTGAAGAAAGACATCGTGGCCGGTCTGGACATCATGATCGTGCGCGAACTGACATCGGGCGTCTATTTCGGTGAACCGCGCGGCATCATCGAAGAAGGCAACGAACGCGTCGGCATCAACACCCAACGCTATACCGAATCCGAGATCGACCGCGTGGCGCGCTCGGCATTCGAACTGGCCCGCCGTCGTGGCAACAAAGTCTGTTCGATGGAAAAAGCCAACGTGATGGAAAGCGGCATCCTGTGGCGTGAAGTCGTGCAAAAAGTGCGCGACACCGATTACCCCGATGTCGAGCTGACCCATATGTACGCCGACAACGGCGCCATGCAGCTGGTGCGTGCGCCCAAGCAGTTCGACGTGATCGTCACCGACAACCTGTTCGGTGACATCCTGTCGGATTGCGCCGCGATGCTGACCGGCTCGCTGGGCATGTTGCCTTCGGCCAGCCTGGGTGCGCCAAACGCCAATGGCCGCCCCAAAGCGATGTACGAACCCGTACACGGATCGGCCCCCGACATCGCAGGTCAGGGCAAGGCGAACCCGATCGCCTGTATCCTCAGCTTTGCGATGGCGCTGCGCTACAGCTTTGACCAGGGCGCCGAAGCCGACCGTCTGGAAGCCGCCATTGAAAAAGTGCTGGCCGATGGCGTGCGCACGGCCGACCTGCTGGGCGAAGAAGGTGCCACACCCGTTTCGACCACCGGCATGGGTGATGCGATTCTGGCCGCGCTCGACGCCTCGCTGTAA
- a CDS encoding lysophospholipid acyltransferase family protein, which yields MNAIQWLRSLVFVAQIYLAMLVVGIVFAPYALFSRDGARMACKTWCKWVFWTARWMVGIRTEVRGPIPTGDVLIAAKHQSFLDIMLIFHSVPKGKFIMKREILWTPIIGLYAKGIGCIPVARGKRGAAIKQMVRDVDAGRLEAGQLIIYSQGTRVAPGVKAPYKVGTSVLYKELGQPCVPVATNVGVFWPRKGIMRKPGLAVVEFMPTMPEGLPREEFMTVLEQTVEARSDALLHETGFAQERLR from the coding sequence ATGAACGCAATCCAATGGCTGCGCTCGCTGGTCTTTGTGGCCCAGATCTATCTGGCCATGCTGGTGGTTGGTATCGTCTTTGCCCCCTATGCCCTGTTCAGCCGTGACGGTGCGCGCATGGCCTGCAAAACCTGGTGCAAATGGGTGTTCTGGACGGCGCGCTGGATGGTTGGCATTCGCACCGAAGTGCGTGGCCCCATCCCCACAGGCGATGTTCTGATCGCCGCCAAGCACCAGTCGTTTCTGGACATCATGCTGATCTTTCATTCGGTGCCCAAGGGCAAGTTCATCATGAAACGCGAGATTCTGTGGACGCCGATCATCGGGCTTTATGCCAAGGGCATCGGCTGTATCCCCGTGGCGCGTGGCAAACGCGGGGCCGCGATCAAGCAGATGGTGCGCGACGTCGATGCGGGCCGGCTGGAGGCGGGTCAGTTGATCATCTATTCGCAAGGCACCCGCGTCGCACCGGGGGTCAAGGCTCCGTATAAGGTTGGCACCTCGGTTCTGTACAAGGAACTGGGCCAGCCCTGCGTGCCGGTGGCCACCAATGTGGGTGTGTTCTGGCCCCGCAAGGGGATCATGCGCAAGCCGGGTCTGGCGGTGGTCGAATTCATGCCCACCATGCCCGAGGGCTTGCCGCGTGAGGAATTTATGACGGTGTTGGAACAGACGGTCGAGGCGCGTTCGGACGCTTTGCTGCATGAAACGGGGTTTGCACAGGAAAGGCTGCGCTGA
- a CDS encoding pyridoxamine 5'-phosphate oxidase family protein, producing MHWVDSESDLEALYGAPGQPALRKVSDHLTPLYRKWIMASRFCVLTTVGAAGTDGSPRGDDGPVVLELDPQTLAMPDWRGNNRLDSLRNIVTDGRVSLMFMVPGSNTVVRVNGQARLTDDADLRARFAAGKATPATVIVIRIAEVYTQCARAVMRADLWARDDSAGLPRPGEILAEVTDGAEGGAAYDAAWPKRARATMW from the coding sequence ATGCACTGGGTTGACTCGGAAAGCGATCTTGAGGCGCTTTATGGCGCGCCCGGACAGCCGGCATTGCGCAAGGTTTCGGATCACCTGACACCACTGTATCGCAAATGGATCATGGCCTCGCGGTTCTGTGTGCTGACCACCGTGGGCGCAGCAGGGACCGACGGCAGCCCGCGCGGGGACGACGGCCCCGTGGTGCTGGAACTGGACCCGCAGACGCTGGCCATGCCCGACTGGCGCGGAAACAACCGGCTGGATTCGCTGCGCAATATCGTGACGGACGGGCGCGTGTCGCTGATGTTCATGGTGCCGGGATCGAACACGGTGGTGCGGGTGAACGGGCAGGCGCGGCTGACAGACGACGCCGATTTGCGCGCGCGGTTTGCCGCGGGCAAGGCCACGCCCGCCACAGTGATCGTGATCCGTATTGCCGAGGTTTACACCCAATGCGCCCGCGCGGTGATGCGTGCCGACCTTTGGGCGCGCGATGACAGCGCAGGGCTGCCACGTCCGGGCGAGATACTGGCCGAGGTGACGGATGGGGCCGAGGGTGGTGCCGCCTATGACGCCGCGTGGCCCAAACGGGCGCGCGCGACGATGTGGTAG
- a CDS encoding ATP-binding cassette domain-containing protein: MIELENVAYSYGGGQLLSDISVKLAPGSFHFLTGPSGAGKTTLLKLCYGALLPTSGTVRLLGADVQSLQRDDIAMLRRRIGVVHQEVQFLDHLPVSENIGLPLTVSGRGSEAEGADLAELLAWVGLSERAGGLPPELSGGERQRAALARAVIMSPDVVLADEPTGNVDWEMSQRLLHLLIELNRMGKTVLIATHDLSLIRAAKAQVQARVLRIANRRIQLAGADL; this comes from the coding sequence GTGATCGAGCTAGAAAATGTGGCGTATAGCTACGGCGGTGGGCAACTTTTGTCGGATATTTCCGTCAAACTTGCACCGGGGTCTTTCCATTTTCTGACCGGCCCGTCGGGTGCCGGCAAAACTACGCTGCTCAAGCTGTGTTACGGCGCATTGCTGCCCACATCGGGCACCGTCCGGTTGCTGGGCGCGGATGTGCAGTCGTTGCAGCGTGACGATATTGCGATGCTGCGCCGCCGGATCGGAGTGGTGCATCAGGAAGTGCAGTTTCTTGACCATCTGCCGGTGTCCGAAAACATCGGACTGCCGCTGACTGTATCAGGGCGCGGCAGTGAAGCCGAAGGCGCTGATCTGGCGGAATTGCTGGCCTGGGTCGGGCTGAGCGAACGCGCGGGGGGGCTGCCGCCGGAACTGTCGGGGGGCGAACGCCAACGCGCGGCGCTGGCGCGGGCTGTAATCATGTCGCCCGATGTGGTGCTGGCCGATGAACCCACGGGCAACGTCGATTGGGAAATGTCCCAGCGTCTGCTGCACCTGCTGATCGAGCTGAACCGAATGGGCAAGACCGTGTTGATCGCCACCCATGACCTGTCGCTGATCCGCGCCGCCAAGGCGCAGGTGCAGGCGCGGGTGCTGCGCATCGCCAACCGGCGTATCCAACTGGCGGGGGCGGATCTGTGA
- the leuD gene encoding 3-isopropylmalate dehydratase small subunit, with protein sequence MDKFETITGIAAPMPMINIDTDMIIPKNFLKTIKRTGLGVNLFDEMRYDDDRNEIPDFVLNKDAYRNAEVLVAGDNFGCGSSREHAPWAIKDFGIRCVIAPSFADIFFNNCFKNGILPIALPQEQVDILMKDAEKGANARMTIDLEAQTVTTSDGEVIKFDVDPFKKHCLMEGLDDIGLTMAKADSIASYEAKSNAERPWV encoded by the coding sequence ATGGACAAGTTCGAAACAATCACAGGGATCGCGGCCCCGATGCCGATGATCAACATCGACACCGACATGATTATTCCCAAGAACTTCCTGAAGACGATCAAACGCACGGGACTTGGCGTAAACCTGTTCGACGAGATGCGCTATGACGACGACCGCAATGAAATCCCTGATTTCGTACTGAACAAAGACGCCTATCGTAACGCCGAAGTGCTGGTGGCCGGCGATAACTTTGGCTGCGGTTCCAGCCGCGAGCACGCGCCCTGGGCGATCAAGGACTTTGGCATTCGCTGCGTCATCGCGCCCAGCTTCGCCGACATCTTTTTCAACAACTGCTTCAAGAACGGCATCCTGCCCATTGCCCTGCCCCAAGAGCAGGTCGACATTTTGATGAAAGACGCTGAAAAAGGCGCGAACGCGCGCATGACCATCGACCTTGAAGCCCAGACCGTGACCACGTCGGACGGCGAAGTGATCAAGTTTGATGTCGACCCGTTCAAGAAACATTGCCTGATGGAAGGTCTGGACGACATCGGCCTGACCATGGCCAAGGCAGACTCGATCGCCAGCTACGAGGCAAAATCCAACGCCGAGCGCCCCTGGGTCTGA
- the leuC gene encoding 3-isopropylmalate dehydratase large subunit: protein MSPTKSAKTLYDKIWDAHVAHEADDGTCLLYIDRHLVHEVTSPQAFEGLRMTNRTVRKPEQTIAVPDHNVPTTLDRANGGMNEESRIQVEALDKNAKDFGIHYYPVSDVRQGIVHIVGPEQGWTLPGMTVVCGDSHTATHGAFGALAHGIGTSEVEHVLATQTLIQQKSKNMKVEITGKLRPGVTAKDITLSVIGVTGTAGGTGYVIEYCGEAIRDLSMEGRMTVCNMAIEGGARAGIIAPDEKTYEYCMGRPHAPKGAEWEAAVAWWKTLFSDDDAHWDKVITLKGEDIAPVVTWGTSPEDVLPITANVPSASDFKGGKVDAAQRSLDYMGLTPGTPLSEVEIDTVFIGSCTNGRIEDLRAAAAILKGKKINDGLRAMIVPGSGLVRAQAEEEGLADIFKEAGFEWRLAGCSMCLAMNPDQLSPGERCAATSNRNFEGRQGRGGRTHLMSPAMAAAAAITGRLTDVRDLM, encoded by the coding sequence ATGTCCCCCACAAAATCCGCCAAGACACTCTATGACAAGATCTGGGATGCCCACGTCGCCCACGAGGCCGACGACGGCACCTGCCTGCTTTATATCGACCGCCACCTGGTTCACGAAGTGACCAGCCCGCAGGCCTTTGAAGGTCTGCGCATGACGAACCGCACCGTGCGCAAGCCCGAGCAAACCATCGCTGTGCCTGACCACAACGTGCCCACCACGCTGGACCGTGCCAACGGCGGCATGAACGAAGAAAGCCGCATTCAGGTCGAAGCGCTGGACAAGAACGCCAAGGACTTTGGCATTCATTATTACCCCGTGTCCGACGTGCGTCAGGGCATCGTGCACATCGTCGGCCCCGAACAGGGCTGGACCCTGCCCGGCATGACCGTTGTGTGTGGCGACAGCCACACGGCGACCCACGGTGCATTCGGCGCACTGGCCCACGGCATCGGCACATCCGAAGTTGAACACGTTCTGGCGACGCAAACGCTGATCCAGCAGAAATCGAAAAACATGAAGGTCGAGATCACCGGCAAACTGCGCCCCGGTGTTACGGCCAAGGACATCACCCTGTCGGTCATCGGCGTCACCGGCACCGCCGGCGGCACCGGCTATGTCATCGAATATTGCGGCGAAGCGATCCGTGATCTGTCGATGGAAGGCCGCATGACCGTCTGCAACATGGCGATCGAAGGCGGCGCGCGCGCAGGCATCATCGCGCCCGACGAGAAGACCTATGAATATTGCATGGGCCGCCCTCACGCCCCCAAGGGCGCAGAGTGGGAAGCCGCCGTCGCATGGTGGAAAACCCTGTTCTCGGACGATGATGCGCACTGGGACAAGGTCATCACGCTCAAGGGCGAAGACATCGCCCCCGTCGTCACCTGGGGCACCTCGCCCGAGGATGTGCTGCCGATCACGGCCAACGTGCCCTCGGCCAGCGATTTCAAAGGTGGCAAGGTCGACGCGGCACAACGGTCGCTGGACTATATGGGCCTGACACCGGGCACACCGCTGAGCGAGGTCGAAATCGACACCGTCTTTATCGGCTCGTGCACCAACGGCCGCATTGAAGATTTGCGGGCTGCGGCAGCGATCCTGAAGGGCAAGAAGATCAATGACGGACTGCGCGCGATGATCGTGCCCGGCTCGGGTCTGGTCCGCGCACAGGCCGAAGAAGAAGGTCTGGCAGACATCTTCAAAGAGGCCGGCTTTGAATGGCGTCTGGCAGGGTGCTCGATGTGTCTGGCGATGAACCCCGACCAGCTGAGCCCCGGCGAACGCTGCGCCGCCACATCCAACCGCAACTTCGAGGGCCGTCAGGGCCGGGGCGGACGCACCCACCTGATGTCACCCGCGATGGCGGCGGCGGCGGCAATCACAGGCCGCCTGACCGACGTGCGCGACCTGATGTAA
- a CDS encoding DMT family transporter, which yields MSRNIQGILIALLGCLIYSAHDAIIKALGASLPAVQIAFFAYLLGLPYVVFLLIHDTTPGTLRPANPLWMAIRVVAVMFATLGAFYAFLVLPLAEAYTILFAAPLLVTLLAVPLLGEVLRWRRATAVLVGLAGVLVVLRPDTNTLNIGHVTALASAIGNAMVHISSRRIGGSERLPLMILYPMLGIIVLLGAVMPFTFEPVSGPAFGGLAIVALFSFLAMLCMIEAFKRGEAALVAPMQYSQLIWGILFGVLFFDEFPQGPTLLGAVLIIGSGLYIVFREAGQNRARRLRRRSPPAVPDFRRSCHFRLAKQGQRRYLATSRSGCGAAW from the coding sequence ATGTCGCGCAACATCCAAGGCATCCTGATCGCCCTGCTGGGCTGTCTTATCTATTCGGCCCATGATGCGATCATCAAAGCACTGGGCGCGAGCCTGCCTGCCGTGCAAATTGCGTTTTTCGCCTATTTGCTGGGCCTGCCCTATGTCGTCTTCCTGCTGATCCACGACACCACGCCCGGCACCCTGCGCCCGGCCAATCCGCTGTGGATGGCGATCCGCGTGGTGGCCGTGATGTTTGCCACACTGGGCGCGTTTTATGCGTTTCTGGTGCTGCCCCTGGCCGAGGCCTATACGATCCTGTTCGCCGCGCCGCTGCTGGTCACCCTGCTGGCGGTGCCGCTGCTGGGCGAAGTGCTGCGCTGGCGGCGTGCCACGGCGGTACTGGTGGGACTGGCGGGTGTTCTGGTGGTCTTGCGCCCTGACACCAATACGTTGAACATCGGACATGTTACCGCTCTGGCCTCGGCCATCGGCAATGCGATGGTTCACATCTCGTCGCGTCGCATTGGCGGGTCCGAGCGGCTGCCGCTGATGATCCTGTATCCGATGCTGGGCATCATCGTGCTGCTGGGCGCGGTCATGCCATTCACCTTTGAACCCGTCAGCGGACCTGCCTTTGGCGGGCTGGCCATCGTCGCGCTGTTTTCCTTTTTGGCGATGCTGTGCATGATCGAAGCATTCAAACGCGGCGAAGCGGCACTGGTCGCCCCCATGCAATATTCGCAACTGATCTGGGGCATATTGTTCGGCGTCCTGTTCTTTGACGAATTTCCGCAGGGGCCGACCCTGTTGGGTGCAGTCCTGATTATCGGTTCGGGTCTGTACATCGTTTTTCGCGAAGCAGGGCAAAACCGGGCGCGCCGATTACGCCGCCGATCGCCGCCCGCCGTCCCTGATTTCAGGCGCTCCTGCCATTTCAGACTTGCCAAACAGGGGCAAAGACGCTACCTCGCGACCTCACGGTCGGGCTGTGGCGCAGCCTGGTAG